In the genome of Raphanus sativus cultivar WK10039 chromosome 4, ASM80110v3, whole genome shotgun sequence, one region contains:
- the LOC108850567 gene encoding polygalacturonase-like yields MQTISFVESSRIKVKGLLSLNSQMFHIVINRCRDVKMYDIRIVADGKSPNTDGIHVQLSTDVEIRNASIKTGDDCISIGPGTKNLWVERVTCGPGHGISIGSLGKDREEEGVQNVTVKKTVFVGTDNGLRIKSWANPSSGFVQRVRFLESLMFNVKFPLIIDQHYCPHNINCPSQESGVRINDVIYQGIRGTSATKIAVKLDCSAKAPCTRIRKHDISLRYANEAAQSSCVNVLGDALGMVKPPTCF; encoded by the exons ATGCAGACAATAAGTTTTGTGGAGTCAAGTAGAATCAAGGTAAAGGGGTTATTGTCGCTGAACAGCCAAATGTTCCACATCGTCATTAATCGATGCCGTGATGTTAAGATGTACGATATTAGGATCGTGGCGGATGGAAAAAGCCCGAACACAGATGGCATTCATGTCCAACTATCAACTGATGTTGAAATTCGTAACGCTTCCATCAAAACTGGTGACGACTGTATCTCCATTGGCCCCGGAACCAAGAACTTGTGGGTCGAACGAGTCACATGTGGCCCTGGTCATGGAATCAG CATTGGGAGCTTGGGAAAGGATAGAGAAGAGGAAGGGGTACAAAATGTGACGGTGAAGAAGACAGTTTTTGTAGGAACAGACAATGGATTGAGAATTAAGTCATGGGCTAATCCATCATCCGGTTTTGTTCAGAGGGTTCGATTCTTAGAGTCTCTTATGTTCAATGTCAAGTTTCCTCTCATTATTGACCAACACTATTGCCCTCATAACATAAATTGTCCTTCTCAG GAATCAGGAGTGAGGATAAACGATGTGATATATCAAGGCATAAGGGGAACATCAGCTACAAAGATAGCGGTAAAATTGGATTGCAGTGCTAAAGCTCCATGCACACGTATTAGAAAGCATGACATTAGTCTGAGATATGCTAATGAAGCTGCACAATCTTCATGTGTCAATGTCCTTGGAGATGCACTTGGTATGGTCAAACCTCCAACCTGCTTCTGA
- the LOC130511260 gene encoding probable polygalacturonase At2g43860, producing the protein MEKFQYTNLYAYLLMSTTIFLCLPILSHATKNFNVLSFGAKPNGIVDSATAFAKAWDAACSSTDAAVIYVPKGRYLVSPVRFSGESCKSLDIVFRIDGTLVGSGDYTFLGREETWFSFERVTGVSVIGGSFDAKGPSWWACKASSNNSCLAGATV; encoded by the coding sequence ATGGAGAAGTTCCAATATACGAATCTGTATGCGTATTTACTTATGTCAACAACAATCTTCTTGTGTTTGCCAATACTATCTCACGCGACAAAAAACTTCAATGTGCTGAGCTTCGGAGCTAAACCTAACGGTATTGTTGACTCAGCTACAGCTTTTGCCAAGGCATGGGATGCAGCGTGTAGTTCGACGGATGCTGCGGTTATATACGTACCCAAAGGACGATATCTTGTTAGCCCGGTTCGTTTCAGCGGTGAAAGTTGCAAGAGCCTTGATATAGTTTTCAGGATAGATGGGACTCTTGTTGGTTCGGGGGACTATACCTTCCTTGGGCGAGAAGAAACATGGTTCAGCTTTGAAAGAGTCACTGGGGTTTCTGTTATCGGTGGTTCTTTCGACGCTAAGGGACCTTCGTGGTGGGCTTGTAAGGCCTCCTCCAACAACAGCTGTCTAGCTGGTGCTACGGTATGA